From Desulfovibrio inopinatus DSM 10711:
CTCCCCACCCCACCTCACGGCGACGCAGTTGCCTTCAGCTACCAGTTCCCATCATCAGGGCCTGGAGAGGACTTTGACCTCCGAGATTCACGCCATGCCTGGCACAAAAAAAAATCCCCCCGACAGCAGTGCTGCCGGGGGGATTCCGTAAAACAAAGAAGATTGACTATTTTCCTCTGTTCAGAGGAACTTCCTGAGGGAAAATAGGCAGATAACGATAGGACAGGCTGAAGACGATGAAAGCGTATGCAACGATCATCAAAGACGTCAACCATTCTGCCCAGTTGGGGTAGTACACGGTCCACTTGTCGAACGGTAACACCGGAATAGCCAAAGTTTGCACCGTAAAGACGTAGCGGTTAATGACGACACCCAATGCGTTGAGAATACACCCCGTATACATGAGGCTGGGTTTCATGCGGAAAGCCGGGACCATAAGGAGAATGGCCGGGAGAACTCCACACAAACCAAGTTCCGAAAAGATGAGCCATTTGCCGTATGCCAAACCATGGTACATCTGATCGAACGTGAAGCCCATACGAGGCAGCGTATCGGTGGCCCAGAACCACGTGTCCAGGAGTTTGAACAGAAGATAAATGACCAGCATTGCCCCACCGATTTTAGCCATCAAAGATTTGATGCGGTAGGTCGTAAACTTGCGGCCCGTAATCTTTTCCATAAAGCCACAAATCAGCACCGTCATACACGGTCCCGAGGCAATGGCCGAAAGAACGAACAGAAAGAACGTCCACGGCCAGATGAAGAATCCTTCACGGAAAGCAAACGGACGCGCGAACATCACACCGTACATGCCACCCAGAGAGCCCTGGTGGAACGTAGACAAGAACGCGCCAAGGCCTGCAAACAGCGGCATCACGAGATGCAGGTTGTGCGCCATATGATGCAGGAAAGGAATCTTATTGAGCTGTTTCTGCTCGAAAATGAGCGGAATATACTCAATAATAAGAACCGTCAGGTAGCACGTGATGCAGAAGATAACTTCTGTCAGCATCGAGTGAACATTGGGGTGCCAGTAACCGAACCATGCACGCAACGGCTGACCAATATCCAAGGTCAGGATAAGCATGGCACCGGAGTAACAACAAAACCCCTTGATGACGGACAAATTGATGATATTCTTTAAATCATCAATTTTGATGATGTAGCGTAGGAGGCCTGTAAAAAAGGCCCCCGCGCCCAAAGCGATAACGGCCAGGTCAAACGTGATCCACAGGCCGAAACCATAATAGTTGTCGAGACCGGTCACGCCAATGCCGTTGAACAAAATGACAAGAGCGGCAAGCAGACCGAACAAGACAAAAAGGCTGATGCATCCCAACCAGACCAGGAACTGGGAAAGCGAGCAGCGTTTGACCCCTTCAGGGTACCAGTTTTTCTCAGCCGTGAGCATGATTAGCGCCTCCGATGACCTTGTCGTTTGCCAGGTAGTTGTCACCCTGCTTCCGGACCCATTCCCGACGGCTCATGTAATAAACCTGGGTTTGTGTATGCAACTTTTCGAGTAGCCGGAAGGCGTTCTTACTCCGAGAAAGTTCATACACTTTGTGCTTGGGATTGTTCAAATCACCAAACGTCATGGCTCCGGAAGGACATCCTTCGACACAAGCCGGGATGTAGGCGTCTTCGGGAAGATCCTTGGGGTTCTTTCCGTCGAAGATGGCTTTTTCTTTGGCATAATTCCAGCGATGGTGGCAGAAAGTACATTTTTCAACCACACCGCGCGGCCGAACGGAGGTATGTGGAGTTAACACCTTCGTCATACCTTCGGGGAAGACCGGATCAAACCATCCGAAATACCGGACGTGATACGGACAAGCCGCCACACAGTACCGGCAGCCGATGCAGCGGGGATAAATCTGGCTGACAATCCCCCCTTCTTCGTTTTTGTCCGTTGCAATAACCGGACAGACCGACACACAAGGCGGGTTGCCGCATTGCTGGCATGGTCTCGGCAGGTAGGCCATATCGTGATCAGGATACGATTTTTTATTGTTCAGTTCGTAAATCAACATCCAGTTGAGGGAGCGAAGCTTATTGGACGCTTCGGGTTGCGGCGCAATATTGTTCTCGGTCTGACAAGCGACCATGCACGCGCCGCAGCCGGTGCACTTGTCGATGTCAATGACCATCCCCCATCTGATCGTAAATTCCTTGACTGCGGACATTAGCGTCTTCCTTATCTTAAATTTTGGCGATTTTCACAGCAGATCCCGCCCAGACGGAAAGTCCGGTCCCGGGTTCTTTACTCGCGGTCAGAATCTTGAAGGTGTTGTCACCTTTCTTCTGGCTGAACTCATCGAACGCACTATGGCCAAAGCCAATGGGGGCGCCGACAACATCGTCCATAATACCTTCAAAGATATTTACGCGGGCCACAATGTCGCCCGACGTGCCCGAGAGCTTAACTGCATCGCCTTGCCGCAGACCGAGTTTACCGGCTGTGGCTTGGTTGAGGTCGACGAAATACATCTCGCCCAAAAGCTGGTTGTCGGGAATTGTTGTCAGATCCTGACAGGGAATGCCCGTCACAGGGGTTCCGATACGTTGATTGGCCACAGGAGCAACAACAAGATCGGCTGTTGCCGGTTTCGAGTCGATGGTTTTAGCCAAAACATCAACTCCGAAGTTCAAACCGCTCTGCATCACACTGCCAGCAACGCACAAGGCATACCCTTCAGCCAGTGCAGCGGTAGCAGCATCAGCTTGAGCCGTTTTTGCTTTGGCAACATCGGCATCCCAGGGCATAAAGTCTTTAGCAATGAAACAGCCGTGCTTGCAGACCGATTCAATTTTCGCCGCAATCACATCTTTAAAAGATGAGAAACCAAGGTTTATGCCAAGAGCAGAAGCGGTCGACAATACAACGTCAGCAGTTGGTTTGGTATCGAAAACCGGAGACAAAGCGGGCTCGGCGCAGTTGTAAACAAAATAGCTTACACCATACGGAGAAACGACATCGTCACAGCGCTCCAATGTCATGGAAGACGGCATGACAAGATCAGCCATGGCCGTTGTTTCATCCATGAAAGAGTTAAAGCTTACCTTGAAGGGAACTTTGTCGATAAGCTGTTCCATAGCGGATGCCTGCGGCAACCCATATACCGGGTTCGCATTGTACAGCATCAACACATCGGGCGTTTCTCCACCCAAGTAGCTTACGAAGTCGTTCTTCAAGATATCGGTGCGCGTCATTGCATCGGCAATAACAGCGTTCAGTTCCGGAACGGCAATGACGCCACCATTCCGACCGATATTGTTCAACAACATATTCAGGCACATGCCAGCGATAAACGCACCAGCCCCCAATCCCTGACCGAAGCTGGAACCAACGACGACGAGCGGTTTTTTGCCTTTGGATAAAATGTCGGCCAACTCTTTCAGTGTTTCGGGAGAAACACCGGTTGCGGCCGAAACTTTTTCCGGAGTGAAGCTGTTTTGAACAAGAGCTTTGAACTCACCAAAGCCATTATAAGAGCCTTTGGCACCTGCCTGAATAAGATGCCAGGCGATCCCCAGAGCAATGATACCTTCAGTTCCGGGTTTTGCGGCGACACGTTTGTCACACACGCTGGCCGTATGTCCGGACATGGGACCAACATAGACATACGTCGAAGCAGGGTCTTGTCCGGCAGGACGACTTTTCGAAAAAGCGCGACGATTGCGAACACTCGGTCCCCAGGTTTCAAAAGCGTTTGCACCTAGTAAAACCACGGTATCTGCATTTTCCAGGTCAAAACCGGGCTGACCTTGCCCGCCCATGAGACTCCAGCCGGTCAGTGCGGCGTGTGCTTCACAGGGCATGATGAAAAAGTTCTCGGAACCAAGTTTTTTTGTGAAAGCGGAAAAGACTTCGTTAACGGTTCCGTTTTCGTCACCAGAGACGAACGCAATTTTTTTGCCGGCGTTTTTGAGCTTTTCGACCAGAAGAGCTTCAGCATCTTTCCAAGAAATGGGTTTGAAGCTGGAACCTTCTTTTTTCATTGGTTGCTTGATGCGCGAGGGACTGTACATCATGTAGCATTCGGCCAACCCGAGAGGAGACACACCGCCCTGACTGAGGGGGTTGTCGGGGTTGCCCGCCGCCGTCACGGGGTTTCCGTTGACGGTCAAGACCTTGATGCTTGTCCCAGACGGGCACAGTTTGCTCACGGCCGCTTGCTTCGCCATGA
This genomic window contains:
- the qrcC gene encoding menaquinone reductase iron-sulfur cluster-binding subunit QrcC, with translation MSAVKEFTIRWGMVIDIDKCTGCGACMVACQTENNIAPQPEASNKLRSLNWMLIYELNNKKSYPDHDMAYLPRPCQQCGNPPCVSVCPVIATDKNEEGGIVSQIYPRCIGCRYCVAACPYHVRYFGWFDPVFPEGMTKVLTPHTSVRPRGVVEKCTFCHHRWNYAKEKAIFDGKNPKDLPEDAYIPACVEGCPSGAMTFGDLNNPKHKVYELSRSKNAFRLLEKLHTQTQVYYMSRREWVRKQGDNYLANDKVIGGANHAHG
- the qrcB gene encoding menaquinone reductase molybdopterin-binding-like subunit QrcB, producing the protein MGIDRRGVIGLIAGGALGTLVTPMVWKSTDDISIWSQNWPWIPRVPRGVMAKQAAVSKLCPSGTSIKVLTVNGNPVTAAGNPDNPLSQGGVSPLGLAECYMMYSPSRIKQPMKKEGSSFKPISWKDAEALLVEKLKNAGKKIAFVSGDENGTVNEVFSAFTKKLGSENFFIMPCEAHAALTGWSLMGGQGQPGFDLENADTVVLLGANAFETWGPSVRNRRAFSKSRPAGQDPASTYVYVGPMSGHTASVCDKRVAAKPGTEGIIALGIAWHLIQAGAKGSYNGFGEFKALVQNSFTPEKVSAATGVSPETLKELADILSKGKKPLVVVGSSFGQGLGAGAFIAGMCLNMLLNNIGRNGGVIAVPELNAVIADAMTRTDILKNDFVSYLGGETPDVLMLYNANPVYGLPQASAMEQLIDKVPFKVSFNSFMDETTAMADLVMPSSMTLERCDDVVSPYGVSYFVYNCAEPALSPVFDTKPTADVVLSTASALGINLGFSSFKDVIAAKIESVCKHGCFIAKDFMPWDADVAKAKTAQADAATAALAEGYALCVAGSVMQSGLNFGVDVLAKTIDSKPATADLVVAPVANQRIGTPVTGIPCQDLTTIPDNQLLGEMYFVDLNQATAGKLGLRQGDAVKLSGTSGDIVARVNIFEGIMDDVVGAPIGFGHSAFDEFSQKKGDNTFKILTASKEPGTGLSVWAGSAVKIAKI
- the qrcD gene encoding menaquinone reductase integral membrane subunit QrcD, whose amino-acid sequence is MLTAEKNWYPEGVKRCSLSQFLVWLGCISLFVLFGLLAALVILFNGIGVTGLDNYYGFGLWITFDLAVIALGAGAFFTGLLRYIIKIDDLKNIINLSVIKGFCCYSGAMLILTLDIGQPLRAWFGYWHPNVHSMLTEVIFCITCYLTVLIIEYIPLIFEQKQLNKIPFLHHMAHNLHLVMPLFAGLGAFLSTFHQGSLGGMYGVMFARPFAFREGFFIWPWTFFLFVLSAIASGPCMTVLICGFMEKITGRKFTTYRIKSLMAKIGGAMLVIYLLFKLLDTWFWATDTLPRMGFTFDQMYHGLAYGKWLIFSELGLCGVLPAILLMVPAFRMKPSLMYTGCILNALGVVINRYVFTVQTLAIPVLPFDKWTVYYPNWAEWLTSLMIVAYAFIVFSLSYRYLPIFPQEVPLNRGK